The genome window TCTGGTGAGGTCGCGGATATCTTCATCACGACGATCACCAGCACCACTAATAACTACGTGGCTCTTCTTGGGCTTCATCGCCTCGATGGCGCTTGCTAGGGCGCGCATTGCATCGGGGTTATGTCCGTAATCAGCAATGACGGTTGCCCCTTTGTGCTGGAACTGATTGAAGCGTCCTGGCACTACATTGGCTGAGCTTTCAAATGAATGTAAGCCACGAGCAATTTTTTCAGCATCTAAACCAAGCGCCCAAGCGGCGCCAATAGAAGCCATCGCATTTTCTACTTGGAATCCCAATACGCCATTTTGGGTAAATGGAATCTCGCTAACCGGGAAGCGGAAGAGTACGCGCGAACCTTTCGATGCTACGATATAAGTGCCATCACAGTAAATCACTTTTTTATTCTTAGCGCGGTGTGCGGCAATAACCGGGTGGTGTTGATTTTGCGCAAAGAAAATCACCCGACCCGTGCAAACATCACCCATCTTCGCTACGATTGGATCAGCAGCGTTCAGTACCGCAGCTCCTGTTGGAGCTACATTTTGCACAACAACGCGCTTGAGAATCGCCAAATCCTCAACGCTGGTGATGTAGTTCAGGCCCAAGTGGTCACCTTCGCCAATATTGGTCACTACTGCAACTTCGCAGCGATCAAAGCCAAGACCCTCGCGTAACATGCCGCCACGAGCTGTTTCCAGGACCGCTGCATCCACGTCTGGGTGCATTAAGACATTGCGAGCGCTTTTGGGGCCACTGCAGTCACCAGAATCAATCAGGCGATGGTTGATATAGACGCCATCGGTAGTGGTCATGCCGACCCGCAGACCGGTTTCATTGAGAAGGTGTGAGATTAATCGCACCGTCGTGGTTTTGCCATTGGTGCCAGTTACTGCGACTACTGGAATGCGTCCATCTTCACCCAGGGGGTACATCATATTGATGATATCTTCGCCAACGGGACGGCTCTTGCCATAGGAGGGCTTGAGATGCATGCGCAGGCCGGGCGCGGCATTTACCTCAACAATGCCACCACCTTGTGATTCCAATGGCTTGTAGATAGCTTCGCACAGAATGTCTACGCCAGCGATATCTAAACCAATCATTTGTGCGGCAGCAATCGCGCTAGCAGCTACATCAGGATGAACATCATCGGTTACATCGGTCGCTGTTCCGCCGGTGCTCAGGTTTGCATTGTTGCGTAATAAAACACGCTCACCAGTTTTGGGAACGTATTGCGGAGAAAGATTGTTGCTGGCTAAATGTGCGAGCGCAATGTCATCGAAGCGGATTTTAGTTAATGCAGTGGCATGGCCATCACCGCGCAGTGGATTCTTATTCTCCAGTTCAACCAATTCGGCAACGGTGTGCTTGCCATCGCCAACCACTTGCGCTGGCTCACGTCTAGCCGCTGCGGAGAGGCGATTGCCAACTACAAGTAAGCGATAGTCGGCACCAGGTAGATAGCGCTCGACAATGGTTTCGCGTCCGAACGCTTGAGTAACAATGAAGCCCGCACGTACTTCAGCTTCTGTCTGAATATTCGCAACGACACCCTTACCTTGATTGCCATCTTTGGGCTTTAAGACGATGGGGCCGCCAATCTTTTGGGCTGCACGCCATGCGTCATCCGCAGTCGTGACTACTTCACCAGTGGGTACTGATACGCCAGCGGCAGCGAGTAGGTTCTTGGTAAGTTCTTTATCTTGAGCGATCGCCTCGGCAATAGCGCTAGTGTCACTGGTTTCAGCAGCCTGAATCCGTTTTTGTTTGCTGCCCCAACCAAATTGCACCATGCTGCCTTCTGTCATGCGGCGGAAGGGGATATTTCTTTGAACCGCGGCATCTACGATGGAGCCTGTGCTCGGTCCAAGACGCACGTCCTCATAAAGCGCTTCCAATTCAGAAAGGGCTGCTGCCAAATCAAATGGAACGTCATTTAGCGTTGCTTGAATTAATCCAAAAGCGAAGTCAAAGGCCATCCGCCCCACAACTTCCTCTGTGTACTCAACCACCACTTGGTAAACGCCATCTTCAATAGTTTGGACGGTACGGCTAAAGGTTACTGGACAGCCAGCTTGAGACTGGAGGCCAAGGGCGGCGTGTTCCAAGGCATGAGCCAAAGAAAGAATTTCGTTATGGCCGCCGCGGCGCATGCTTCCTAATTGGGGGAAGCGCTCACGGATCTTGGTTTCGAACTGAGGAATAGTGTCAATAGAGCGTTCAGTTTCTTCGCAGGAAACGATAGCTTCTAAAGCGGTGTGGCGGCTCCATAAATTCGGGCCGCGCAACATGCGAATACGGGTAATTTCCAATTAAGCCTCTGTTGGAACGCTGGCGTCGGAAACGAAGGTTTCAGCACCAGCTTCAATAACGTTGAACGGAATGTCTAAAGCCCACGCT of Polynucleobacter sp. AP-Nino-20-G2 contains these proteins:
- the cphA gene encoding cyanophycin synthetase produces the protein MEITRIRMLRGPNLWSRHTALEAIVSCEETERSIDTIPQFETKIRERFPQLGSMRRGGHNEILSLAHALEHAALGLQSQAGCPVTFSRTVQTIEDGVYQVVVEYTEEVVGRMAFDFAFGLIQATLNDVPFDLAAALSELEALYEDVRLGPSTGSIVDAAVQRNIPFRRMTEGSMVQFGWGSKQKRIQAAETSDTSAIAEAIAQDKELTKNLLAAAGVSVPTGEVVTTADDAWRAAQKIGGPIVLKPKDGNQGKGVVANIQTEAEVRAGFIVTQAFGRETIVERYLPGADYRLLVVGNRLSAAARREPAQVVGDGKHTVAELVELENKNPLRGDGHATALTKIRFDDIALAHLASNNLSPQYVPKTGERVLLRNNANLSTGGTATDVTDDVHPDVAASAIAAAQMIGLDIAGVDILCEAIYKPLESQGGGIVEVNAAPGLRMHLKPSYGKSRPVGEDIINMMYPLGEDGRIPVVAVTGTNGKTTTVRLISHLLNETGLRVGMTTTDGVYINHRLIDSGDCSGPKSARNVLMHPDVDAAVLETARGGMLREGLGFDRCEVAVVTNIGEGDHLGLNYITSVEDLAILKRVVVQNVAPTGAAVLNAADPIVAKMGDVCTGRVIFFAQNQHHPVIAAHRAKNKKVIYCDGTYIVASKGSRVLFRFPVSEIPFTQNGVLGFQVENAMASIGAAWALGLDAEKIARGLHSFESSANVVPGRFNQFQHKGATVIADYGHNPDAMRALASAIEAMKPKKSHVVISGAGDRRDEDIRDLTRILGNSFDNVILYQDQCQRGREDGEVLKLLKEGLVGTTRAKQVKEITGEFLAIDAALSDLSAGDICLILIDQVEESLAYLKEKVQP